In the genome of Ananas comosus cultivar F153 linkage group 11, ASM154086v1, whole genome shotgun sequence, one region contains:
- the LOC109717616 gene encoding uncharacterized protein LOC109717616, giving the protein MAVSINSCLKPISPAPPNPSPQTLTAPIQLWPMNKDVAATWRRRCVSAAACVIISSTSSGIMNGIDGAAAAVTAFAGDHVTAHVEAVAGPPGKEVRWSDVRKCPPWHENSLENIMPENLPRPSDRRRYNSVVAGRTAPGVAGYSVVRYNTSCYSM; this is encoded by the exons atggccGTATCAATAAACTCCTGTCTCAAACCTATCTCACCTGCACCTCCAAATCCTTCTCCTCAAACCCTAACTGCGCCAATCCAATTATG GCCGATGAATAAAGACGTGGCAGCGacatggcggcggcggtgcgtgTCGGCCGCCGCATGCGTCATAATCAGCTCGACGTCATCGGGGATCATGAACGGCATCGacggtgccgccgccgccgtcacGGCTTTCGCGGGGGATCACGTGACAGCTCACGTGGAGGCGGTGGCAGGACCGCCGGGGAAAGAAGTGCGGTGGAGCGACGTGCGGAAGTGCCCGCCGTGGCATGAGAATTCGTTGGAGAATATCATGCCGGAGAATCTCCCCCGACCGTCGGATCGGCGGAGATACAACAGCGTCGTGGCTGGTCGGACGGCCCCTGGTGTCGCTGGGTACTCTGTGGTTCGGTACAACACCAGCTGCTACTCTATGTAA
- the LOC109717433 gene encoding probable inactive receptor kinase At2g26730: protein MGSLFAWLFFLFLLAFSPVRSEPVQDRSALLAFIGAVPHEQRVQWNASVSTCDWVGVTCDPNRTVVEELHLPGVGLVGPIPAGTLGRLTSLRVLSLRSNRLSGPIPDDLANLTLLRGLYLQDNQFSGEIPPGLGRLGRLARLDLSANNLSGSIPYALNNLTHLTTLRLENNRFSGSLPSISIDSLRSFNVSDNGLNGSIPRPLSRFPASAFAGNLGLCGAPLPPCNPFFPSPAPSPGSEVIPGQRSKKKKRLSAGAIVAIAVGSAAGVLLLLALLAICLAARRRRRTAAAGGPKGGGAAATPAGAGARSGDTGMTSSSKEEALGAAGAGAAAGEAERNRLVFVGKGAGYSFDLEDLLRASAEVLGKGSVGTSYKAVLEEGTTVVVKRLKDVVASKREFELHMEALGAIDHRNLLPVRAYYYSKDEKLLVFDYLPAGSLSALLHGSRGSGRTPLDWESRMRVALAAGRGLAHLHSGPHLVHGNVKASNVLLRSDLDAAVLSDYALSPLFGTATPPNRIAGYRAPEVLETRRPTFKSDVYSFGVLLLELLTGKAPNQASLGDEGIDLPRWVQSVVREEWTAEVFDVELMRYQNIEEEMVQVLQIAMACVQMVPDARPDILEVVKMMEEIANRTEGTDEGLQISSDEPSRGGGSGGPTPPASRTP from the exons ATGGGTTCGCTCTTCGCTTggctcttcttcctcttcctcctcgccTTCTCCCCGGTCCGGTCCGAGCCAGTCCAGGACCGGTCGGcgctcctcgccttcatcggcgcGGTCCCGCACGAGCAGCGCGTGCAGTGGAACGCCTCCGTCTCCACGTGCGACTGGGTCGGGGTCACGTGCGACCCCAACCGCACCGTggtggaggagctccacctccCCGGCGTGGGCCTGGTGGGCCCGATCCCGGCCGGGACGCTGGGCCGGCTCACGAGCCTCCGCGTCCTCTCGCTCCGGTCCAACCGCCTCTCCGGCCCAATCCCCGACGACCTTGCCAACCTTACCCTCCTCAGGGGCCTCTATTTACAGGACAACCAGTTCTCGGGCGAGATCCCGCCCGGGCTCGGCCGGCTCGGGCGGCTCGCCCGGCTCGACCTGTCCGCGAACAACCTGAGCGGTTCGATACCCTACGCGCTCAACAACCTCACCCACCTCACCACGCTCCGCCTGGAGAACAACCGCTTCTCCGGGAGCCTCCCGAGCATCAGCATCGACTCGCTCCGATCCTTCAACGTCTCCGACAACGGCCTCAACGGGTCGATCCCGAGGCCGCTCTCGCGCTTCCCCGCGTCCGCCTTCGCCGGAAACCTAGGTCTCTGCGGCGCGCCGCTCCCGCCCTGCAACCCCTTCTTCCCCTCCCCGGCGCCGTCGCCGGGGAGCGAGGTGATCCCGGGGCAGCgctcgaagaagaagaagaggctcTCCGCGGGGGCGATCGTGGCCATCGCGGTGGGCTCCGCCGCGGgggtcctcctcctcctcgcgctCCTCGCGATATGCTTGGCCGCGCGGCGTCGTCGGCGGACTGCGGCGGCGGGGGGCCCGAAggggggcggcgccgccgccaccccggcgggggcgggggcgaggTCGGGGGACACGGGGATGACGTCGTCGTCGAAGGAGGAGGCGCTCGGGGCCGCGGGAGCAGGGGCCGCGGCAGGCGAGGCGGAGAGGAACCGGCTGGTGTTCGTGGGGAAGGGGGCCGGGTACAGCTTCGACCTGGAGGATCTGCTGCGGGCGTCGGCGGAGGTGCTGGGGAAGGGGAGCGTGGGGACGTCGTACAAGGCGGTGCTGGAGGAGGGGACCACCGTGGTGGTGAAGCGGCTCAAGGACGTCGTGGCGTCGAAGCGGGAGTTCGAGCTCCACATGGAGGCGCTGGGCGCGATCGACCACCGCAATTTGCTGCCCGTGAGGGCCTACTACTATTCCAAGGACGAGAAGCTTCTCGTCTTCGACTACCTCCCCGCCGGAAGCTTATCCGCCCTACTCCACG GAAGCAGAGGCTCAGGCCGGACCCCACTGGATTGGGAGAGCAGGATGCGGGTCGCACTGGCGGCAGGCCGCGGCCTCGCCCACCTGCACTCCGGCCCGCACCTCGTCCATGGCAATGTGAAGGCGTCCAACGTCCTCCTCCGCTCCGACCTCGATGCTGCAGTCCTCTCCGACTACGCGCTCTCCCCGCTCTTTGGCACCGCCACCCCTCCCAACCGCATTGCAGGCTACCGTGCCCCGGAGGTCCTCGAGACGCGCCGCCCTACTTTCAAGTCTGACGTCTACAGCTTCGGTGTTCTACTACTTGAGCTCCTTACGGGCAAAGCGCCGAACCAGGCATCGCTTGGCGACGAGGGGATCGACCTGCCGCGGTGGGTGCAGTCTGTGGTGCGCGAGGAGTGGACGGCGGAGGTGTTCGACGTGGAGCTGATGAGGTATCAGAACATAGAGGAGGAGATGGTGCAGGTGCTCCAGATTGCGATGGCGTGCGTGCAAATGGTGCCTGACGCTCGTCCCGATATCTTGGAGGTCGTAAAGATGATGGAGGAGATAGCGAATCGGACGGAGGGCACGGATGAGGGGTTGCAGATTTCGTCGGATGAGCCGTCGAGAGGCGGCGGGTCAGGTGGGCCCACGCCGCCTGCGTCACGGACACCGTGA